The following coding sequences are from one Enterococcus sp. 4G2_DIV0659 window:
- the lepB gene encoding signal peptidase I, whose amino-acid sequence MDELKKYFRRLKRQLKRKLDQPKKSKNRNKQTQKSVSKKKRPHPKERAIQVEEKRKKRPRPQVTVAPKTDLVNKKKKKRKLTKEEFEKRKKKKRKENVVEIIKFMFPIVLFAIFVFFFILKTSPHMVDGDSMNPTLKNGDRVIVRRTKEPKRYEVITFKPPVKSEFQYVKRVIGMPGDLVWTEDNYLFINPQAESLPKASELSAASELPDGTIKINVSADSLAQMSQLKKIPKGHYFVLGDNRNNSSDSRTFGLVDGKAIEGVVSARYAPFNQIGWIK is encoded by the coding sequence ATGGATGAACTAAAAAAATATTTTAGACGATTAAAAAGACAGTTAAAGAGAAAGTTAGATCAACCTAAAAAATCGAAAAATAGAAATAAACAAACACAAAAATCTGTTTCCAAAAAGAAACGTCCCCACCCAAAAGAACGAGCGATACAAGTCGAAGAAAAAAGGAAAAAAAGACCAAGACCACAAGTGACAGTCGCCCCAAAAACAGATCTAGTGAACAAAAAAAAGAAAAAAAGGAAACTAACAAAAGAAGAATTTGAAAAAAGAAAAAAGAAAAAAAGAAAAGAAAATGTTGTTGAAATAATCAAATTTATGTTTCCTATCGTTTTATTTGCTATTTTTGTGTTTTTCTTTATTTTAAAAACATCTCCTCATATGGTGGACGGAGATTCTATGAATCCCACACTAAAAAATGGGGACAGAGTAATAGTTAGGCGAACAAAAGAGCCTAAAAGATATGAAGTTATTACATTTAAGCCACCAGTAAAGAGTGAATTTCAGTATGTCAAGCGTGTAATAGGGATGCCAGGGGATTTGGTTTGGACAGAAGACAATTATTTGTTCATAAACCCTCAAGCGGAATCATTACCGAAAGCATCTGAACTTTCAGCGGCGAGTGAATTACCTGATGGAACGATTAAAATAAATGTTTCTGCAGATAGTTTAGCTCAAATGTCCCAATTGAAAAAAATTCCTAAAGGCCATTATTTTGTTTTAGGCGATAATCGTAATAATTCAAGTGATAGTAGAACATTTGGTTTAGTTGATGGAAAAGCGATTGAAGGGGTCGTTTCTGCGCGCTATGCCCCGTTTAATCAAATAGGCTGGATAAAGTAA